Proteins encoded together in one Penaeus vannamei isolate JL-2024 chromosome 11, ASM4276789v1, whole genome shotgun sequence window:
- the LOC113827385 gene encoding uncharacterized protein isoform X1: MTQRYSVLKLAREATFARDRNTRMAQEEELLCPLCSELYEEDVKEPVLLPRCGHVFCKSCLTKTVGTRSHFPCPTCRKRHLRPHVSQLPVHIDTLARAEVFRDSKGIPRSRLFGICENHGEVLEFWCRDCQAPLCGSCPVKKDHDVVRTRLLLQEKKMEIQEQGNLILQSVVDEKKKIIQKVKKCSLQLLRTCEESSLTTNSAEDVKVMMGDTKKTADVSSVLGYLARMKTILGSFKSAPEDTDAEGKASANRHRRTRNSQKQQGQDSTNSSPNNTLRRRTNAAGDSTTGTPRTRTRSSLRQETKSTDKITYTTTNDHTTNNNNNNKGLETALLEPSLWPLKCCAYAEDGRKGELKWEDKRLHLYALGNHMEDAHFMIKLSVLQALISQDNPEVFMELTAGEQRLGRIYIRLWGHLRRAQNFLAMCTGTHGPSYRGAKFQEVFARGIPGECLHAGLYPTPDGGTSAKGVVENLEWDGKFKKPQKLGLVVGAGSGRPDRDACFDICTIENPQRNFACPFGEVVGGWDVVMKTVKHKPVRAVTMQEVGVVIPDLSRSS; encoded by the exons ATGACTCAGCGTTACAGTGTTCTCAAGTTGGCAAGAGAAGCGACCTTTGCGAGGGACAGAAATA cGAGGatggcccaggaggaggagcttcTGTGCCCTCTCTGCTCGGAGCTCTACGAGGAGGACGTGAAGGAGCCGGTCCTCCTGCCGAGATGTGGACACGTCTTCTGCAAGTCGTGCCTCACCAAGACCGTGGGTACGAGGAGCCACTTCCCGTGCCCGACGTGCCGCAAGCGTCATCTCCGGCCGCACGTGTCGCAGCTGCCCGTGCACATCGATACCCTGGCACGTGCTGAGGTCTTCAGGGATTCAAAG GGAATTCCCCGTAGCAGACTG TTCGGCATCTGCGAGAACCACGGCGAAGTGCTGGAGTTCTGGTGCCGCGACTGCCAGGCGCCGTTGTGCGGGTCGTGTCCCGTCAAGAAGGACCACGACGTGGTGAGGACGAGGCTCCTTCtgcaggagaagaagatggagatccAAGAACAAGGGAACCTCATCCTTCAGTCGGTAGtcgacgaaaagaagaagattatCCAGAAGGTGAAGAAGTGCTCCCTCCAGCTCCTGAGGACGTGCGAGGAGAGCTCCCTCACCACGAACTCCGCTGAGGACGTCAAGGTCATGATGGGCGACACCAAGAAGACCGCCGACGTCAGTTCCGTCTTGGGATACCTCGCTCGCATGAAGACCATCCTCGGCAGTTTTAAGAGCGCCCCCGAGGACACGGATGCTGAGGGTAAGGCCAGCGCCAACCGCCATCGAAGGACCAGGAACAGCCAGAAGCAGCAGGGCCAAGACAGCACCAACAGCAGTCCCAACAACACTCTCAGAAGGAGAACCAACGCGGCCGGAGACAGCACCACCGGCACCCCGAGGACGCGCACGAGGAGCAGCCTTCGACAGGAGACAAAGAGCACCGACAAAATCACTTATACAACTACGAACGAccacaccacaaacaacaacaataacaacaagggaCTGGAGACGGCGCTACTGGAGCCCTCGCTGTGGCCGCTGAAGTGCTGTGCATACGCTGAGGATGGCCGGAAGGGGGAACTCAAGTGGGAGGACAAGCGGCTGCACTTGTATGCTCTCGGGAATCACATGGAGGATGCACACTTCATGATTAAG CTGTCAGTGCTGCAGGCCCTGATTTCGCAGGACAACCCCGAGGTGTTCATGGAGCTGACAGCGGGAGAGCAGCGCCTCGGCCGGATCTACATTCGCCTTTGGGGACACCTCCGCCGCGCCCAAAACTTCCTGGCGATGTGCACCGGCACCCACGGGCCGTCGTACAGGGGAGCCAAGTTCCAGGAGGTGTTCGCGAGGGGCATCCCTGGAGAGTGCCTCCACGCGGGGCTCTACCCGACGCCCGACGGAGGAACCAGCGCGAAAGGCGTCGTCGAGAACCTGGAATGGGACGGGAAGTTCAAGAAGCCCCAAAAGCTGGGCCTCGTGGTGGGCGCCGGGAGCGGAAGGCCCGACAGAGACGCCTGCTTCGACATCTGCACCATCGAGAACCCGCAGAGGAACTTCGCCTGCCCCTTCGGCGAGGTGGTGGGCGGCTGGGACGTCGTGATGAAGACGGTCAAGCACAAGCCGGTCCGCGCGGTCACGATGCAGGAAGTCGGCGTCGTCATTCCAGATCTCTCGCGCTCCAGCTAG
- the LOC113827385 gene encoding uncharacterized protein isoform X3 has translation MEARMAQEEELLCPLCSELYEEDVKEPVLLPRCGHVFCKSCLTKTVGTRSHFPCPTCRKRHLRPHVSQLPVHIDTLARAEVFRDSKGIPRSRLFGICENHGEVLEFWCRDCQAPLCGSCPVKKDHDVVRTRLLLQEKKMEIQEQGNLILQSVVDEKKKIIQKVKKCSLQLLRTCEESSLTTNSAEDVKVMMGDTKKTADVSSVLGYLARMKTILGSFKSAPEDTDAEGKASANRHRRTRNSQKQQGQDSTNSSPNNTLRRRTNAAGDSTTGTPRTRTRSSLRQETKSTDKITYTTTNDHTTNNNNNNKGLETALLEPSLWPLKCCAYAEDGRKGELKWEDKRLHLYALGNHMEDAHFMIKLSVLQALISQDNPEVFMELTAGEQRLGRIYIRLWGHLRRAQNFLAMCTGTHGPSYRGAKFQEVFARGIPGECLHAGLYPTPDGGTSAKGVVENLEWDGKFKKPQKLGLVVGAGSGRPDRDACFDICTIENPQRNFACPFGEVVGGWDVVMKTVKHKPVRAVTMQEVGVVIPDLSRSS, from the exons ATGGAAG cGAGGatggcccaggaggaggagcttcTGTGCCCTCTCTGCTCGGAGCTCTACGAGGAGGACGTGAAGGAGCCGGTCCTCCTGCCGAGATGTGGACACGTCTTCTGCAAGTCGTGCCTCACCAAGACCGTGGGTACGAGGAGCCACTTCCCGTGCCCGACGTGCCGCAAGCGTCATCTCCGGCCGCACGTGTCGCAGCTGCCCGTGCACATCGATACCCTGGCACGTGCTGAGGTCTTCAGGGATTCAAAG GGAATTCCCCGTAGCAGACTG TTCGGCATCTGCGAGAACCACGGCGAAGTGCTGGAGTTCTGGTGCCGCGACTGCCAGGCGCCGTTGTGCGGGTCGTGTCCCGTCAAGAAGGACCACGACGTGGTGAGGACGAGGCTCCTTCtgcaggagaagaagatggagatccAAGAACAAGGGAACCTCATCCTTCAGTCGGTAGtcgacgaaaagaagaagattatCCAGAAGGTGAAGAAGTGCTCCCTCCAGCTCCTGAGGACGTGCGAGGAGAGCTCCCTCACCACGAACTCCGCTGAGGACGTCAAGGTCATGATGGGCGACACCAAGAAGACCGCCGACGTCAGTTCCGTCTTGGGATACCTCGCTCGCATGAAGACCATCCTCGGCAGTTTTAAGAGCGCCCCCGAGGACACGGATGCTGAGGGTAAGGCCAGCGCCAACCGCCATCGAAGGACCAGGAACAGCCAGAAGCAGCAGGGCCAAGACAGCACCAACAGCAGTCCCAACAACACTCTCAGAAGGAGAACCAACGCGGCCGGAGACAGCACCACCGGCACCCCGAGGACGCGCACGAGGAGCAGCCTTCGACAGGAGACAAAGAGCACCGACAAAATCACTTATACAACTACGAACGAccacaccacaaacaacaacaataacaacaagggaCTGGAGACGGCGCTACTGGAGCCCTCGCTGTGGCCGCTGAAGTGCTGTGCATACGCTGAGGATGGCCGGAAGGGGGAACTCAAGTGGGAGGACAAGCGGCTGCACTTGTATGCTCTCGGGAATCACATGGAGGATGCACACTTCATGATTAAG CTGTCAGTGCTGCAGGCCCTGATTTCGCAGGACAACCCCGAGGTGTTCATGGAGCTGACAGCGGGAGAGCAGCGCCTCGGCCGGATCTACATTCGCCTTTGGGGACACCTCCGCCGCGCCCAAAACTTCCTGGCGATGTGCACCGGCACCCACGGGCCGTCGTACAGGGGAGCCAAGTTCCAGGAGGTGTTCGCGAGGGGCATCCCTGGAGAGTGCCTCCACGCGGGGCTCTACCCGACGCCCGACGGAGGAACCAGCGCGAAAGGCGTCGTCGAGAACCTGGAATGGGACGGGAAGTTCAAGAAGCCCCAAAAGCTGGGCCTCGTGGTGGGCGCCGGGAGCGGAAGGCCCGACAGAGACGCCTGCTTCGACATCTGCACCATCGAGAACCCGCAGAGGAACTTCGCCTGCCCCTTCGGCGAGGTGGTGGGCGGCTGGGACGTCGTGATGAAGACGGTCAAGCACAAGCCGGTCCGCGCGGTCACGATGCAGGAAGTCGGCGTCGTCATTCCAGATCTCTCGCGCTCCAGCTAG
- the LOC113827385 gene encoding uncharacterized protein isoform X2, with protein MLSTRMAQEEELLCPLCSELYEEDVKEPVLLPRCGHVFCKSCLTKTVGTRSHFPCPTCRKRHLRPHVSQLPVHIDTLARAEVFRDSKGIPRSRLFGICENHGEVLEFWCRDCQAPLCGSCPVKKDHDVVRTRLLLQEKKMEIQEQGNLILQSVVDEKKKIIQKVKKCSLQLLRTCEESSLTTNSAEDVKVMMGDTKKTADVSSVLGYLARMKTILGSFKSAPEDTDAEGKASANRHRRTRNSQKQQGQDSTNSSPNNTLRRRTNAAGDSTTGTPRTRTRSSLRQETKSTDKITYTTTNDHTTNNNNNNKGLETALLEPSLWPLKCCAYAEDGRKGELKWEDKRLHLYALGNHMEDAHFMIKLSVLQALISQDNPEVFMELTAGEQRLGRIYIRLWGHLRRAQNFLAMCTGTHGPSYRGAKFQEVFARGIPGECLHAGLYPTPDGGTSAKGVVENLEWDGKFKKPQKLGLVVGAGSGRPDRDACFDICTIENPQRNFACPFGEVVGGWDVVMKTVKHKPVRAVTMQEVGVVIPDLSRSS; from the exons ATGTTGTCTA cGAGGatggcccaggaggaggagcttcTGTGCCCTCTCTGCTCGGAGCTCTACGAGGAGGACGTGAAGGAGCCGGTCCTCCTGCCGAGATGTGGACACGTCTTCTGCAAGTCGTGCCTCACCAAGACCGTGGGTACGAGGAGCCACTTCCCGTGCCCGACGTGCCGCAAGCGTCATCTCCGGCCGCACGTGTCGCAGCTGCCCGTGCACATCGATACCCTGGCACGTGCTGAGGTCTTCAGGGATTCAAAG GGAATTCCCCGTAGCAGACTG TTCGGCATCTGCGAGAACCACGGCGAAGTGCTGGAGTTCTGGTGCCGCGACTGCCAGGCGCCGTTGTGCGGGTCGTGTCCCGTCAAGAAGGACCACGACGTGGTGAGGACGAGGCTCCTTCtgcaggagaagaagatggagatccAAGAACAAGGGAACCTCATCCTTCAGTCGGTAGtcgacgaaaagaagaagattatCCAGAAGGTGAAGAAGTGCTCCCTCCAGCTCCTGAGGACGTGCGAGGAGAGCTCCCTCACCACGAACTCCGCTGAGGACGTCAAGGTCATGATGGGCGACACCAAGAAGACCGCCGACGTCAGTTCCGTCTTGGGATACCTCGCTCGCATGAAGACCATCCTCGGCAGTTTTAAGAGCGCCCCCGAGGACACGGATGCTGAGGGTAAGGCCAGCGCCAACCGCCATCGAAGGACCAGGAACAGCCAGAAGCAGCAGGGCCAAGACAGCACCAACAGCAGTCCCAACAACACTCTCAGAAGGAGAACCAACGCGGCCGGAGACAGCACCACCGGCACCCCGAGGACGCGCACGAGGAGCAGCCTTCGACAGGAGACAAAGAGCACCGACAAAATCACTTATACAACTACGAACGAccacaccacaaacaacaacaataacaacaagggaCTGGAGACGGCGCTACTGGAGCCCTCGCTGTGGCCGCTGAAGTGCTGTGCATACGCTGAGGATGGCCGGAAGGGGGAACTCAAGTGGGAGGACAAGCGGCTGCACTTGTATGCTCTCGGGAATCACATGGAGGATGCACACTTCATGATTAAG CTGTCAGTGCTGCAGGCCCTGATTTCGCAGGACAACCCCGAGGTGTTCATGGAGCTGACAGCGGGAGAGCAGCGCCTCGGCCGGATCTACATTCGCCTTTGGGGACACCTCCGCCGCGCCCAAAACTTCCTGGCGATGTGCACCGGCACCCACGGGCCGTCGTACAGGGGAGCCAAGTTCCAGGAGGTGTTCGCGAGGGGCATCCCTGGAGAGTGCCTCCACGCGGGGCTCTACCCGACGCCCGACGGAGGAACCAGCGCGAAAGGCGTCGTCGAGAACCTGGAATGGGACGGGAAGTTCAAGAAGCCCCAAAAGCTGGGCCTCGTGGTGGGCGCCGGGAGCGGAAGGCCCGACAGAGACGCCTGCTTCGACATCTGCACCATCGAGAACCCGCAGAGGAACTTCGCCTGCCCCTTCGGCGAGGTGGTGGGCGGCTGGGACGTCGTGATGAAGACGGTCAAGCACAAGCCGGTCCGCGCGGTCACGATGCAGGAAGTCGGCGTCGTCATTCCAGATCTCTCGCGCTCCAGCTAG